TTAGGACAGGGAAAATTTAGAGGAGAAACAACTTTTCTATTTACAACCTAACATGCTGCTGCATTGACTAACCAATAAAGCACCCCTTTGTCTTTGTGATCCCACCCACTCTGTGCTGTTTGCACATGTGCTATTGGCTGCAAAAAGCAGTCTGTCTCAAACAAAGGCATGATACCCTGCGCTACCTCCAGTTGTGCAGATGACAGAGGAGAGTAGAGAAGGAGAGATCAATAAACTATGTGGATCAAATAACTCGGAGGCAGATTTAGGGTTGTGAATGTTGAGTAAAAATAGCAGCTCATAATGGGATCATTTTCTGGTGAGTCTGGAACATAATCAGGGTCATCTTTTCAATGCCAATACTACTACTATATTGAAGTCAGACTGCTGCATTTTTTTGCTGGTCCTGCTGAGTGACTCTCTTTTGCAATTGGAAGTCACTAACAGAGTCTAACTATAGACATTGGGGGTTGGGATACTTCTTCTTTGGATGCTGAGGTCATTCACATTCTCCTCCATCAGCAAGGTGACACTAAAGTGAACCTCGAGACAATTGTTGGTGAATTTAAGTTATGAGCAGCCATTTTGCTGATGCAGAGCGCAGCCCAGGGTGAGCTGTCAAAGtcagcctcctctcctctcctctcctctcctctcctctcctctcctctcctctcctctcctctcctctcctctcctctcctctcctctcctctcctctcctctcctctcctctttatcACTATAACAGTGTGACGTCAGCAGCCTGCCCATTTTTCCACGACTGCCTCTGCATCCTTTGCACCCCATCACCCCTCTTCCACACAAAAACGCCCcactctccccctcctctctctctgttctcctccaAGCCCCACCCTCTCCCTCTACCCACCTGACCCTCCGCAGTCCAATTAGATGCACCGGTGGCTGGATGTATGGACGCACCGTGACTACCAAGCACAAACTGCAGTCTcactctcctccccctctgtctcttttcctgctctctttccctcctcttgtctccgtctctctctctctgttctctctgcatCCGTatccacccctccctcctcttctgctTTCATTCAGATTATTTACCCATCTCCTCCCGACTCCCTCTGctatttctttctcctccctctcttcctcgcCGCTGCTCTAGCCGCCTCACCCTACATCCCTCCCTTCCTACCAacgctccctccctcctccttcttcttctcctcctcctccttttggAGATCTTCAAAGCTGACCAGCACACACTCGCACATAGCATAACACACTCCTCTCCTGCGTGGGAAAAACATGTCAGCTATTCTGGACCTGGACCAGATTGCATGCTCTGGGAATGGAGTGGTGAGTGACAAATGCGTCTTGCCTGCCTTGACACACCTGGCTGGTTCCATGCACCAGGGGGTTCAGATTAAAGGGGGAGGTTGTTGTGCGGTCTCCCCAAAAAGAGGGGGACAGCAGCTGGCTCTAGGAagggagaagctggaggaggtcTTTCCAGGCTTGCTTGTCACCACCTTCAGCAGACGGCTGAGACTTGGGGCTTTTTCTCTCTGGGCAGCTGCTAGTGTGGGGTGAACATttggttagtgtgtgtgtttgtgcctgcaGGTCACACAGCGCCCATGTGTGCAGCCTTAACGTACTTTTTAATGTGATGTTATGAAAGATGCATGTGTGTAGTGCTCAAGTGTCTGCAAATGCTACAACCAGAGGATGTGTACGTGCCTGTCTGTATGTTCGTGTCCATCAGTAGAGTAGCTGGTATTTGTGTATTTCAGGGTGCCTGTacatgtgtgcttttgtgtttattcacaaCTGCAGGGATGCGTGTTTTGCCTAGTAAACGGTGAACAGCTGTGGATGGTGCATAGTGCCATTATTGTGAAAATTATCTGTTATCACTGAACACAGGCAGGGAGGTCACtcaccccacacacactctgtagcAACAACATATCAAAACCTCTGTGGCGGCTCCTTCCCTCCCCTGCAGAGACCTTGAGTTTGTAGTTTCAACCCACTGCttcaatgacacacacacaccgtgcgTTTGCTGCAGGTGGGGagggctgtgtttgtgtcaaaagCAAGCAGGGTGGCATGTATGTGGGATGATCCCACTGGAgaacatgcatgtgtgtgtgtgtgtctgatgaaTATGCTTCTGTGTGTACACTAAAGTAATTTGCAGGCTGCTGGCCATTTCTGCCCTGTAATGCTGCTCTCGGAGGTGATTGATGCCATTCCTCACAGGGCGGGGAATCAGGGAGGGGGGGTGATTGATAAAAGAGAGATTGCGGGAAGAGGAACAGCATGACATACTGCTCTGCTTTTTTCACCTAACCCCACCTTCCTCACCACCCACAATCGTTTTGGGACCAAAATCCAAGTGCGCCCCAGGCAACCATCTGAAGCCCCTCAAGCACAAACCCCTACTCAGTATTCCTGTCTCACCTACAACCCCTCAAAACACTCTTTGTCCAACTACTAGCCACCATGACCGtatgaaagaggagaaaggggTTGCTGCCATTGCAGTGCCCGCTCTCCTTTTTCGCCTCCAGCTGTCCAGGCTAGCTGCCCCACCCCATGTCTGTTGTCTTGAGACTCTGCTCTGTGCACATACTTACTCatacatgtttgtgtgaaagGAAATGGTGAGAGGCAGAGCTCTCAGATCAATACAGCTTTCAGACCATGCCAAGAGTTAAATTGATAGATAAAAGGTCCTCTCCCTCACAGCCCTTTCTCCGTGATTCTCCACCCTCATCTGTGCCAGGACATGGCTGAAAAGGCATGATAAATTTAAGCGCTGCACCCCTTCTGTTTTCTGTTAGTCATACAGGACTCcccctgtcttctctctctttcctcctgtctctgtcactctgtccCTGCTCGTTTTCACGCTCTATTTCCTCCCATCCACTTCCAGACTCTCTCTATCTCTTCTTCTATCTCAtcttcattttgttcatttcctATCCCTGGTGGGGCGTACACGCCTGCTTTTTCTGGCACATGTACCGTACATACACATGACAGAAGGCAGACATTTGAGTAAGTGTGTTTTGCTCGTTTCTTCGAGCAAGGCCTCTCTCTACGCTGAGTGTCCTTGACTCCGTCCTTGTCTAAAAACCAAAATACCTCTGCAGCAACACAGTCATGGGGAGCTTCCTCTCCGTTTATAACAGGTTGTTGTAGTTGTCTACCAGGCCGAGGTTGCAGAATCATTCCGTGATCTTTGAAAAGGCCTCCGATGAGTCCACAGCTTCCTGTCAGCAGGAGAGTTTCTTCAGGGTTTATTCTATCTCAGGAGTAGATAGGTACACTGTAGCACACAGTCAGCtttgtgtagtttgtgtgtgcagttgtcatgttttgtgCGACATGCTAATCTCTGTACCAACACCCACACAGATGAAGATATCTCATCCCATAGCTGACAGGGTGAGCAGTTCCCCTCTTATGTTGCTGTTCCCATTACAGATTGCAGATGCAAATGACTGCAGCCTTGTCCTTGAGAATTAACCTTCATCTCCTCTGAAGAGATAGTGACACATATCCATCAGCTAAATATCTGCAGTGGGAAGCCAGCAGGGGAACCAGCAGTGCGCACAGTCAGAGTCACgctccctctgtgtctgtcagccaTAACCTGTGTCTCTCGTCCGCTCaggctctctctctttattaTTGATGACCGGTGGGCCTTGAGACCAGGCGAGCGCTGGGCCCCGCCCGTCGCTCCTGCTCTGAgcagtacatacacacatacatagacataGCTATATCATTGCACACCCTTGTATGCAACACCAAGTCATGCTGACCTTGGGAAgggtgtatgtttgtgtgtgtgatgcaaaATAATGCTTCTGGGAAGTCTGGCTTTGTCACTTCCTCTATATTTTATCGCTTTTCATTATGTCACTTCCTACACAAAATCTCATCAACAGCCATGACAGACTCTGATTGTTTTTGCTGTGTCATCTTTTAACCAATTCCCCCCACTGATTTTAATCGGATAGCTGTGTCTTCCAGGCAAATTAAGTGTCGAAATGAAAGCTGAAATTACCCGTAAGCAATTTAATGtgtagttttgtgtgtttgtagaaGATTGCATTGTGAAATACCAACATGGGGCTTCCTCTGGCTCTGGAGATATTCAAACAAAACGATGAAGCTGGTGTGCGCTCTTTCAGTCTGAATGGGTCTGTCTGCAAAGATGTTCATTTTTGCAGAGTCATACTTGTGAAAGCACTGTGAGCTTCAGACCCATGGATAAATAGTGTTTCTCAGACCGCCCATTCAGTGCTTTGTTTGTCCAAGGGTACAGGGGATGTGTGGTGGCAGAGAGGAGCATGCTTTGCATCCTCAATAACCCCAAATGTGGTGTTGGTCACTGGCTGTTTACTTCAGTGTATCTGTCAGAATTTGTCTCCTGTTTCTGATGAATACTATCATTTTCATTCAAGTGTTAAACTAGATTGAATGTCTTTCACTCCTCCTTTTCCTCACTTGCATCTCCTTTATCAGTTAATGTGGCATGTATTGCTTGATTTAACTGAAATAGCTGCAGGTTTATGCCTGTTGTGGGAATCATATGGATAACCTCCTGCTTTGTGCTTGGCTGAGATAATGTTCATGTAAAGACAAAAAGCCCACACAGCATAATTAATATTCCACTGATAGAGCGATAGGCTGGAGTTTTATCATCAAAAACTCCTATGAATCAAACAATACTTAAAATAATTTGTCCTCCCGATACATATTGTTTGTGTAACCTGATGTGCAGTAGCTTATGCCTCTGTGCCACAGAACTccaaaattattaaaaacacttgaaagCACCACACAATTGCATTTGATGACATTCTGTCATCACAATGAACATTTTGGTTATTTTGAAACAACTTTGCAACTACAttctgtttttctattgtggTGATTTATGTGCTGAGCAGATGCGAGTGTGCTCAACAATATGTTTCCATTTATACTACTCTCCAAGTTTGACAAGCGTAAAGAAATAAACCGCATTGGCCAGGTTCATTGTAATGAAGGAATAAGTCACCCAAATGCAGCAGTATGACTCCTTTATGcgtttttaatagtttttggatgATGCTTGAGTTCTGGGGTAGAACCTTTTATGAGGCTTTAGCTACAAAGACAGAATTGTAAGCCGTTTCTCTTTATGTAAACCATATATTGCTCCATCGATCCTCAACACTCTTCTCTTCTCTATGGCTGCAGGAGCATGACATTGAGACTCCCCATGGCGTTCTCCATGTGACTATGAGAGGCGTTCCCAAGGGCAACAGACCCGTCATCCTCACCTATCACGACATCGGCCTCAACCGTGAGTCAGCCAAAAAAAGACCATAGACTATGTGATAGAAGTGGACGTTAGCACCATAACATCACCCATCAGTTGAGGAATACcgttttgaagcctcaagtttggTATTATGTctgtcgccatcttgttttttttggagccagaagttACCATATCTGGATGGTGCTGCAGGGACCAAGGACACTATAAAAGTGGTGGCCAGATGTAACCATAATTTTAAAATTGAACATACTGTATTGAAAAAGACTTGAAACTTCCtattgagaccataaactcatgaGGCAACTGTTTACTGagttaataaatcaagtgagaagtagggtcattttctcaaaGACTTCGATACAATGTGACTTCTTTTGGCAACCACTGGAGTCACCTTTAGAAAGAATGCATGTATAAGGCATTTCCACACTGGCTTCACTTATCAGACCCCAAAGCTACGTCCACTTCTGTTATACAGTCCATGACATAGTAATGCACAATGCCCTAGATATGATGAAACTGTCTCGGTCACACTCAGGCCACTCAGAGTTTAAACTCCTGAATTTATGACTGTGTCCTCTGTTTGCACCTTTCTAGACAAGTCGTGCTTCAACACCCTCTTCAACTATGAGGACATGCAGGAGATCACGCAGCACTTTGCAGTGGTCCACGTGGATGCACCCGGCCAGCAGGAAGGCGCACCTCCCTTCCCCACCGGGTGGGTGTCACGCTAGCTTTACTTGCACTGATGAATGAGAACTCATTTATCTTCTGTGCCGCAATCACTTCATTAACTCAGAATGCAGTGTGAGCTGGTGGTTCATTTGCTAATGGGAGCACATTCATTGTCCAACCATTTGATCAAAAAGTGTTTGagtatttatgtttatgattaattgattcattgattcaAACATTCACACGTGTTTCATCCGTCTGCAGTTATCGCTACCCGACCATGGACGAATTGGCTGAAATGTTGCCCTCTGTGATGACTCAGCTCAAGTGAGTGACCCTCCCTGTCGATAGCTGATCAATAATGCCGTGCATAAATTGACTGTTCCTCTCCAGTCCCTCAGTAACCACTGGTTCCTCTACAGGGTCAACAGCATGATCGGCATTGGCGTGGGAGCAGGAGCATACATCCTCTCCCGCTTTGCAGTGAGTCCCCATTAGGACGAGAGCATCAACATTTCAACCCATTTATTGTTCTAATTTTTTTAATCCCTCCTCAAAGTCCTTtttttgtcctcctctctgtcgcACCTGTAATAATTGAAGCTTTTCAGGCCACACAGCTTATTACATTACTGAACATTAAAGCCTCCCATCAAGCCCACACAGGGCATCAGGTCTCTCCACAGTCTGCTGCATATGCTGCCATTCCCCACATGATGAATCACCTTGGTGATTCTCTCCTTTTCAGTTCCTTTCGTCTTGTTTCCACACTCAACGCAGCGGAGCTAAAATAAGCACGATGTGTGTACAATAGAGCAGAAAAAGCTAGAAGTGACAGAGAAGAGCGAGGGAGCACTGAAAGATGAATAATGAAAAGAGAGGATGGTGGTCAGGGGTAAAGAAAAGGGAAAGTGTTGGGATTAGGACAGCATATGGTGTTGTTTAGAATTAATGAAGGAAATTGATTCTGAAATGCATTTGCTTAAACCGGCttggaacaaaatgtgtttacCCTTCATAGATTTATAGCAGCTGTTGCTGCATTGCATTCGTGTCGTGCTGAAAGCAGCCTCCGCAGTATTCCCTCAGCATTGGGCGAGATGGATCTTAGATTTCCCCAGACATTCTCCTTCTGTCTTCTAGCAATTCCAAAACCGCACCCCTTAAATTAGAAGCCCAGGATTTCATCTTCATTGTTTTGTGccttcatttaaacacacagacatgcttAATTTTTGTTATCACATTAGAGAACACTGCAGTGGTTTGATGAtatatcacaaaacacaaaacttggataaaaaaatatatacactgaTGTGAATATAGCTATGCACAGGCACGATTCCTTTAGTCCACATGATGAATGCATCCTGTCAAGACTTAATCACACTGTAGACTAAGAGCAGTAAGCTCACCACTGCACACACAATGCAAGATACCAGACATGAAGGACTATCTTATTGCCCGTAAAGTCTTTTCAGTCACACTTTTAAGTTGGCACTGACTTGTCCTTTCCTTCCCAGCTGAACAACCCCACCCTGGTTGAGGGGCTGGTTCTGATCAATGTGGACCCATGTGCTGAAGGTTGGATCGACTGGGCAGCTTCGAAGGTCAGTATTGCCACTGAGTCATGAACCTAGAAAGTCCTCTGTACACAACATGAAGCTATTGCTTAAATAATTCACCAGCCATTTCAGTCCCAGCCTTTTTGTGAGGTTGCTATTAATGAATGCATTTTGGAGTTCAACCATTCTGCTGTTTTGCTCTCTACCCTAATTAATATTTACAGCTCactattttatgttatttatccTAACATTTCTTTATAGTTTTTTCTACGTGATGCATGAAGTAAATAAGATTACAACTTACGTAATCATTCATGCTCCCAGCCACTGTTTATGGCCATGATACTTATATTGTTTTAAAGAGACCttacaaaaaaaagcacaagatTTACTTTCTGGCTAGAAGTGTTGGACTTAATGGCACCGGCAGGGGCTCTAATCCTGTGTTAATTTGATTAACCAGCAGGCAGTTTTTGGGTTAAGGGCACTCCAAAGTTAATCAGAACTCAGCTTCAGATTTTACTGGACTAAAGGGTCAGAAAAGCACTTCTAGTGttcatttggattttttttcatttaaagttgAATAATTGGCTTCAAGTACAGGACACAGTACTGTAGTGtacaaatgtaatttaataCTGTGAACTGCATTTCATTGTGTGTACTCTACGAGATTGTTTGGGGAGAGCATTCGTTGCCCAGTCATGGAGCCAGGGGGAGATTGATATAACTGTTGTCCCACACAGATTAAAATTGCCACACTTCATTTGTTCTCTTGTTATTATTTGTCTCAACCTAGCAAAGTGTATAAAAGATTATTGGATAGTGACAATGACAGATTGTTGCGTGTGACTTGCAACAGAGCTGTCTGGTCTGACGAGGACCAACCAGGAAGGTTGCATATATAACAGTATGAATACTAACTGCTACTGTAGGTCACCAGGACACCACATCCTTCACAATTTGTAAAGTTAAACATGGCTTCTCTGTGTATTTGCTTCTGTCATTAATGTCAGATCTATAAATAAATCCGTCAATACAGAAACTAAACGTTGACACAGGCATAGATGTACAGCCATAACCGTATGGTTCCTTAGTAAATTCTGAATCTTGACTGAATGTGTCCCCTCCTCTGTGTGCAGCTGTCTGGATGGACCAGTAACTTGGTGGATATCGTCATGTCTCACCACTTCAGCACTGTGAGTTCCCGCACATTAGTCAACTTGTACTTTTTTGTCGCAGTTGTGACCTTTTTCATTGACAGTGTGAAACAGTAACTGAACCCTGGGAGGCTTTTCTTGATTTCCCTTGATACCTTTACCTCATATAGCAGGCATTTACTTATTATTCTATTTCTGTCCTCCTGGATTCACAGACTGGTAGATTGTGACACATAGATTACAGACTCAGTTTAATAACTGTCAGTGCTGAAGCTAAGCATATTGCACATATAAACCCCACAGCGCTTGTCTGGAGGGCTTATGCAAATTTAAACAGCTTCTTGTACATTGAATATTTAGTCTACCTCTTATTTCATTTGAGCTCTTTATGGCTCAAAAAACCTTTCCTGTTttgatcttttttatttttttctctgctctgttccCTAGGATGAGCTGACAGAGAACCAGGAGCTGATTCAAACCTACCGCCTCCACATCGCCCAAGACATCAACCAGGACAACCTGGCCCTCTTCTGTGGCTCCTACCAATAGTACGATGCAATACAattgtaaacactgaaaattaatgtttttatatgcAGTTTCTTAAGCTATTCCTCATTTATTGTGTTCTTGATCACATTTATTGTTACAGCTGAGGCAAATCTTCAGTATGACCAGATCTGAACACATAGAATGTAGCTATGTA
This Pagrus major chromosome 6, Pma_NU_1.0 DNA region includes the following protein-coding sequences:
- the ndrg3a gene encoding protein NDRG3a; its protein translation is MDELQDVQLTEIKPLLTNKNARNFQDFDCQEHDIETPHGVLHVTMRGVPKGNRPVILTYHDIGLNHKSCFNTLFNYEDMQEITQHFAVVHVDAPGQQEGAPPFPTGYRYPTMDELAEMLPSVMTQLKVNSMIGIGVGAGAYILSRFALNNPTLVEGLVLINVDPCAEGWIDWAASKLSGWTSNLVDIVMSHHFSTDELTENQELIQTYRLHIAQDINQDNLALFCGSYQYRRDLEIERPIVGLNEDTVNTLTCPALLVVGDTSPAVEAVVECNSRLNPTKTTLLKMADCGGLPQVVQPGKLAEAFKYFVQGMGYMPSAGMTRLARSRTTSSSSITSMDSSRSRNNLNSLLEGSATGALDNQAGPQTMEVSC